The following coding sequences are from one Streptomyces dengpaensis window:
- a CDS encoding RNA-guided endonuclease InsQ/TnpB family protein, with protein sequence MQLRYAFRIYPNAGQRTALARAFGCARVVFNDAVRAREEARQAGQPFPKAGELSTRLIAEAKRTAERSWLGEVSAVVLQQSLRDAETAYKNFFASLKGTRKGPRIGPPQFKSRRDARQSIRFTANARWNVTDSGRLNLPKIGAVKVKWSRALPATPSSVTVIKDASGRYFASFVIDTDPAADATRMPETDRTIGIDLGLTHFAVLSDGTKINSPRFLRRAEKKLKKAQRELSRKQKGSKNRAKARLKVARAHAKVTDARREFHHQLSTKLIAENQGIAVENLSVAGLARTKLAKSVHDAGWSSFISMLKYKAERYGRTLVKIGRFEPTSQTCSTCGVKDGPKPLNVREWTCTACGTVHDRDINAAINVKTAAGLAVSACGAPVRPGAIPAQREETGSHGFPTEPRAA encoded by the coding sequence ATGCAGCTCCGGTACGCCTTCAGGATCTACCCGAATGCCGGTCAGCGCACCGCGCTGGCCAGGGCGTTCGGGTGCGCCCGGGTGGTGTTCAACGACGCGGTCCGCGCCCGCGAGGAGGCCCGTCAGGCCGGGCAGCCGTTCCCGAAGGCCGGGGAGCTGTCCACGCGCCTGATTGCCGAGGCCAAGCGGACAGCGGAACGGTCCTGGCTGGGGGAGGTGTCCGCCGTCGTCCTCCAGCAATCCCTGCGGGACGCTGAGACCGCCTACAAGAACTTCTTCGCCTCCCTCAAGGGTACCCGCAAGGGCCCCAGGATCGGCCCGCCCCAATTCAAGTCCCGCAGGGACGCCCGGCAGTCGATCCGGTTCACCGCAAACGCCCGCTGGAACGTCACCGACAGCGGCCGTCTGAACCTGCCGAAGATCGGCGCGGTCAAGGTGAAGTGGTCCCGCGCGCTGCCCGCCACCCCCAGCTCCGTCACCGTCATCAAGGACGCGTCCGGCCGGTACTTTGCCTCCTTCGTCATCGACACCGACCCCGCCGCCGACGCGACACGGATGCCCGAAACCGACCGCACCATCGGCATCGACCTCGGCCTGACCCACTTTGCAGTCCTCTCCGACGGCACGAAAATCAACTCCCCGCGCTTCCTGCGACGCGCGGAGAAGAAGCTGAAGAAGGCCCAGCGGGAACTGTCCCGCAAACAGAAGGGAAGCAAGAACCGCGCCAAGGCCCGCCTCAAGGTCGCCCGCGCCCACGCCAAGGTCACCGACGCACGCCGCGAGTTCCACCACCAGCTCTCCACAAAGCTGATCGCCGAGAACCAAGGGATCGCCGTGGAGAACTTGTCCGTGGCAGGACTGGCGCGCACCAAGCTCGCCAAGTCCGTGCATGACGCCGGATGGTCATCGTTCATCAGCATGCTGAAGTACAAAGCAGAACGGTACGGCCGCACCCTGGTCAAGATCGGCCGGTTCGAGCCGACCTCCCAGACCTGCTCCACCTGCGGCGTCAAGGACGGACCCAAACCCCTGAACGTCCGGGAATGGACCTGTACCGCCTGTGGCACCGTCCACGACCGGGACATCAACGCCGCGATCAACGTGAAGACGGCCGCCGGACTGGCGGTATCGGCCTGCGGAGCGCCGGTAAGACCAGGAGCAATCCCGGCACAGCGCGAAGAAACAGGAAGCCACGGATTCCCGACCGAACCCCGTGCCGCGTAG
- a CDS encoding 3' terminal RNA ribose 2'-O-methyltransferase Hen1 gives MFLTISTTGTPERPATDLGFLLHKHPDKSQAFSTSYGTAHVLYPEASVGRCTAALLLEVDAVALVRRGKGKGRGGAPDAALAQYVNDRPYAASSLLAVALSAVFSSAMRGQCAAKPDLPARPRPLRIEVPALPARGGADLVRQLFEPLGWAVTAEAVALDARFPEWGDSRYVRLEIEAERLTLAEALRHLYVLLPVLDDAKHYWVSSDEVDKLLRAGEGWLADHPEQKLITSRYLSRRWSLTRQAMERLELVRLAEADDTEVEEIDNAVDEETDTEEKPVPLAVRRRDAILAALHASGAGRVLDLGCGQGQLVQALLKDPRFTEIVGVDVSIRALTIASRRLKLERMGERQAARVRLFQGSLAYTDDRLKGYDAAVLSEVIEHLDLPRLPALEYAVFGSARPRTVLVTTPNVEYNVRWETLPAGHSRHGDHRFEWTREEFRAWARQVAERYRDSFAVLRPFRPRVKRISSGRRGASRCCSGGAGQYTAPVTSRAHVPGDSGRSSFLG, from the coding sequence GTGTTCCTTACGATCAGTACCACCGGTACTCCAGAGCGCCCCGCGACCGACCTCGGCTTTCTGCTGCACAAGCATCCCGATAAATCGCAGGCGTTCTCGACCTCCTACGGCACGGCGCACGTCCTCTACCCGGAGGCGTCCGTCGGGCGGTGCACGGCCGCGTTGCTGCTCGAGGTCGACGCGGTGGCGCTGGTCCGGCGTGGCAAGGGCAAGGGGCGCGGTGGCGCACCCGACGCCGCGCTCGCGCAGTACGTCAATGACCGGCCGTACGCGGCCTCGTCCCTGCTCGCCGTGGCGCTGAGCGCTGTGTTCTCCAGCGCGATGAGGGGGCAGTGCGCCGCTAAGCCCGACCTGCCCGCGCGGCCGCGGCCCCTCAGGATCGAGGTGCCCGCGCTGCCCGCGCGAGGCGGCGCCGACCTCGTACGGCAGCTCTTCGAGCCGCTGGGATGGGCGGTGACGGCCGAGGCCGTGGCCCTGGACGCGCGGTTCCCCGAGTGGGGCGACTCCCGTTACGTACGCCTGGAAATCGAAGCGGAGCGGCTGACGCTCGCCGAGGCCCTGCGCCACCTGTACGTGCTGCTCCCGGTGCTCGACGACGCCAAGCACTACTGGGTGTCGTCCGACGAGGTCGACAAGCTGCTGAGGGCGGGCGAGGGCTGGCTGGCGGACCACCCGGAGCAGAAGCTGATCACCAGCCGGTATCTCTCGCGCCGCTGGTCGCTGACCCGGCAGGCCATGGAGCGGCTCGAACTCGTACGGCTTGCCGAGGCCGACGACACCGAGGTCGAGGAGATCGACAACGCGGTCGACGAGGAGACCGACACGGAGGAGAAGCCGGTGCCGCTCGCCGTGCGGAGGCGGGACGCGATCCTCGCCGCGCTGCACGCGTCCGGCGCCGGCCGCGTCCTCGATCTCGGCTGCGGACAGGGCCAGTTGGTGCAGGCGCTGCTCAAGGACCCGCGGTTCACCGAGATCGTCGGCGTCGACGTGTCGATACGCGCGCTCACCATCGCGTCGCGGCGGCTCAAGCTCGAGCGGATGGGCGAGCGGCAGGCTGCGCGCGTGCGGCTCTTCCAGGGCTCGCTCGCTTACACCGACGACCGCCTCAAGGGGTACGACGCCGCCGTGCTCAGCGAGGTCATCGAGCACCTCGACCTGCCCCGGCTGCCGGCCCTGGAGTACGCGGTGTTCGGCTCCGCGCGCCCCAGGACCGTCCTCGTGACGACACCGAACGTCGAGTACAACGTCCGCTGGGAGACCCTCCCGGCCGGGCACTCCCGGCACGGCGACCACCGCTTCGAGTGGACGCGGGAAGAGTTCCGCGCTTGGGCCCGGCAGGTCGCCGAGCGCTACCGGGATTCATTCGCAGTGCTCCGACCCTTCAGGCCGAGGGTGAAGCGAATCTCGTCGGGGCGACGCGGAGCGTCGCGGTGTTGTTCCGGCGGAGCCGGACAGTACACGGCGCCGGTGACATCTCGTGCACATGTTCCCGGTGACAGTGGGCGTTCGAGCTTTCTAGGGTGA
- a CDS encoding LLM class F420-dependent oxidoreductase, translating into MDLRVFTEPQQGATYETLLRVAKAAEDLHYGAFFRSDHYLHMGSVSGLPGPTDAWITLAGLARETSRIRLGTLMTAGTFRLPGVLAIQVAQVDQMSGGRVELGLGSGWYEAEHEAYGIPFPKEKFGRLEEQLAVVTGLWGTPVGERFTFDGKYYRLKDSPALPKPAQSKVPVLIGGHGAKRTPALAARFADEFNIPFASVADTEQQFARVRTAAEQAGRKADALVYSNALVACVGKDDAEVKRRADAIGRDVDELKANGLAGSPAEVVERIAQYESVGSQRMYLQMLDLDDLDHLELIASEVMPQLG; encoded by the coding sequence ATGGATCTTCGAGTCTTCACAGAACCGCAGCAAGGAGCGACCTACGAGACGCTGCTCCGCGTCGCCAAGGCCGCTGAAGACCTTCATTACGGAGCCTTTTTCCGCTCGGACCACTACTTGCACATGGGATCCGTCAGCGGCCTCCCCGGGCCCACCGACGCATGGATCACGCTGGCCGGTCTCGCCCGTGAGACCAGCCGGATCCGCCTCGGCACCCTGATGACCGCCGGGACCTTCCGGCTGCCCGGCGTCCTCGCGATCCAGGTCGCGCAGGTCGACCAGATGTCGGGCGGGCGTGTCGAGCTCGGTCTTGGGTCCGGCTGGTACGAGGCCGAGCACGAGGCGTACGGCATTCCCTTCCCGAAGGAGAAGTTCGGGCGGCTCGAAGAACAGCTCGCCGTCGTCACCGGCCTGTGGGGCACGCCGGTCGGCGAGCGGTTCACCTTCGACGGGAAGTACTACCGGCTCAAGGACTCGCCCGCACTGCCGAAGCCCGCGCAGTCGAAGGTGCCCGTGCTCATCGGTGGCCATGGAGCCAAGCGGACCCCGGCGCTCGCGGCGCGGTTCGCCGACGAGTTCAACATCCCCTTCGCCTCCGTCGCGGACACGGAGCAGCAATTCGCCCGGGTGCGCACGGCGGCCGAGCAGGCCGGACGCAAGGCCGACGCGTTGGTGTACTCCAACGCGCTCGTGGCCTGCGTCGGGAAGGACGACGCCGAGGTCAAGCGGCGGGCCGACGCCATTGGGCGTGATGTCGACGAGCTGAAGGCGAACGGTCTCGCGGGCTCCCCCGCGGAGGTCGTCGAGCGGATCGCCCAGTACGAGTCCGTCGGATCACAGCGCATGTATCTCCAGATGCTGGACCTTGATGACCTGGATCACCTGGAGCTGATCGCGTCCGAGGTGATGCCTCAGCTCGGATAA
- a CDS encoding DUF6099 family protein, with protein sequence MDAVRLIVASRRALAESGDTPEVMAEAWQAQALAQAIGSRFAVSGPPELRGEALGLTELAGRGCGVLDAPALDVGALRAAKLTELGDAREALLCLGALLGEVGIALVGIACAADDEGTYWQCMEGIDAADESRDRVVEMLRRLNLLARPACEDEAVQADKGVRGRSPQP encoded by the coding sequence ATGGACGCAGTGCGGCTCATCGTGGCGAGCAGGCGTGCCCTGGCGGAGAGCGGCGACACCCCGGAGGTGATGGCGGAAGCGTGGCAGGCGCAGGCCCTGGCCCAGGCGATAGGCAGCCGTTTCGCCGTCTCCGGGCCGCCTGAACTCCGGGGCGAGGCCCTCGGCCTGACCGAGCTGGCCGGCCGGGGCTGCGGCGTCCTCGACGCCCCCGCCCTCGACGTCGGCGCCTTACGTGCCGCCAAGCTCACCGAGTTGGGCGACGCCCGCGAGGCACTCCTCTGCCTCGGCGCTCTCCTCGGCGAGGTCGGCATAGCCCTCGTCGGCATCGCCTGCGCGGCGGACGACGAGGGCACGTACTGGCAGTGCATGGAGGGCATCGACGCGGCGGACGAGTCCCGCGACAGGGTCGTGGAGATGCTGAGACGCCTGAATCTCCTGGCCCGTCCGGCATGTGAGGACGAGGCCGTTCAGGCCGACAAGGGGGTCCGGGGGCGAAGCCCTCAGCCGTGA
- a CDS encoding nucleotide pyrophosphohydrolase, which yields MTELDVAKLQRRLAEFAAARNWQPYHTPKNLVAALSVEASELVEIFQWLTPEESARVMDHADTAHRVTDEVADVLAYLLQLCEVLGIDPLAALDAKIDRNERRFPVPEGP from the coding sequence GTGACAGAACTGGACGTAGCGAAGCTGCAGCGCAGGCTGGCCGAGTTCGCGGCCGCGCGGAACTGGCAGCCGTACCACACCCCCAAGAACCTGGTCGCCGCGCTGAGCGTGGAGGCGTCCGAACTGGTCGAGATCTTCCAGTGGTTGACGCCGGAGGAGTCGGCCCGGGTCATGGACCACGCGGACACCGCCCACCGCGTCACCGACGAGGTCGCTGACGTCCTGGCGTATCTGCTCCAACTGTGCGAGGTGCTCGGCATCGACCCGCTCGCGGCGCTCGACGCGAAGATCGACCGGAACGAGCGGAGGTTCCCGGTGCCGGAGGGGCCGTGA